A window of Agrobacterium tumefaciens contains these coding sequences:
- a CDS encoding NAD(P)/FAD-dependent oxidoreductase has product MSYEFPQSDIVSLWQETANARPVFDRVSRTCQFDVAIVGGGYTGLSSARYLARKGLSCIVLEANRIGWGASGRNGGVVAGKFRLSFADMAHRFGIEVARRMHQLGDEAADHIGELVDDYSISCDYRSNGAMRCAHNTLALDNLKRDVQWLKDALGDTSCTIVGPERVFEETGSRGFAGGMLNQHGGTIHPLNFVLGFAQGLKKEGITIAEGEPVLRWRRNGKLVVVETPNAEITVSTVVIATNAYSDLTGATAGVRKSVIPFRSAMIATKPLTGTPAATLLATDRSYSETRRMMRWFRKSGDRLIYGGRGAFGKTDSKSAFEALRTAMIKQFPELDGVDITHRWSGLVAMTLDSIPHVGRLDERTVYAMGYNGSGVTTASLMGKYVAELVVGGRPDLGLLTGTPLKPVPFYSLREPAVRLVAGWYQFLDKIGR; this is encoded by the coding sequence ATGTCTTACGAGTTTCCACAAAGCGATATTGTTTCATTGTGGCAGGAGACTGCCAATGCGCGACCTGTGTTTGACAGGGTGTCCCGGACTTGCCAATTCGATGTGGCCATCGTGGGTGGCGGTTATACCGGGCTCTCGTCCGCTCGTTATCTGGCGCGGAAGGGCCTGTCTTGCATCGTACTAGAGGCGAACAGGATCGGCTGGGGCGCAAGTGGCCGTAATGGCGGTGTCGTTGCGGGAAAATTTCGGCTGTCCTTTGCGGATATGGCGCACCGCTTCGGAATCGAGGTGGCACGAAGAATGCATCAGCTAGGCGACGAGGCGGCCGATCATATTGGTGAGCTTGTCGATGACTACTCGATTTCCTGTGATTATCGGTCGAATGGCGCGATGCGTTGTGCCCACAATACGCTGGCGCTCGACAACCTCAAACGAGACGTCCAGTGGCTCAAGGACGCCCTGGGCGACACGTCCTGCACGATCGTCGGCCCGGAGCGGGTTTTCGAGGAGACAGGTTCTCGCGGATTTGCCGGCGGCATGCTGAACCAGCATGGAGGCACCATCCACCCGTTGAACTTTGTTCTGGGTTTCGCACAGGGTTTGAAAAAAGAAGGTATCACGATTGCAGAAGGTGAGCCTGTGCTAAGGTGGCGGCGGAACGGCAAGCTTGTGGTTGTCGAGACCCCCAACGCCGAGATCACCGTTTCGACTGTTGTCATCGCTACGAATGCTTATTCTGATCTCACGGGGGCGACCGCGGGCGTCCGTAAATCGGTTATACCGTTTCGTTCGGCCATGATTGCGACGAAGCCGTTGACCGGAACACCGGCCGCGACGTTGCTTGCCACGGACCGCAGCTACAGCGAGACCCGCCGCATGATGCGCTGGTTCCGCAAAAGCGGCGATCGGCTCATTTATGGCGGTCGCGGTGCTTTCGGCAAGACCGACAGCAAATCCGCGTTTGAGGCTCTTAGGACCGCTATGATCAAGCAGTTCCCCGAACTCGACGGCGTGGATATCACGCATCGGTGGTCGGGCCTGGTCGCCATGACACTCGATAGCATTCCTCATGTGGGTCGGCTAGATGAGCGCACGGTCTATGCGATGGGATACAACGGTTCAGGTGTGACCACAGCCTCATTAATGGGAAAGTATGTCGCAGAACTGGTCGTCGGCGGTCGCCCTGATCTTGGCCTTCTGACCGGAACGCCGCTGAAACCCGTCCCTTTTTATAGCCTGCGAGAACCCGCCGTCCGGCTTGTCGCCGGATGGTATCAATTCCTCGACAAGATCGGCCGGTAG
- a CDS encoding ABC transporter substrate-binding protein yields the protein MSKRTTMILAGCISAVMALYGTLAAAETLRVGSTPTSVPFTFLNPKTNKVEGVMSDVIAEIAKEAGFEIDVQAMPFSSLIPALTANKIDIIAAAMFATPARAEIADFTDTVYSYGETLFVSKTDTTAYKTFADLKGEAVGAQIGTVYVNGLKEKGEFSEVKAYDSIPDIMADVNAGRIKAGFGDYPVVAYQLANGNFGNTQIVKTYEPSMVGSISLATRKGNPELVAKMNKALEAIKSDGRLDAILKKWGLL from the coding sequence ATGTCCAAACGCACGACTATGATATTGGCAGGTTGCATATCTGCCGTCATGGCGCTCTACGGAACTCTTGCCGCCGCCGAGACCCTGCGCGTCGGCTCCACGCCTACCAGCGTCCCGTTCACTTTCCTCAACCCGAAGACCAACAAGGTCGAGGGCGTGATGTCCGATGTCATCGCGGAAATTGCCAAGGAGGCTGGTTTCGAGATCGACGTTCAGGCAATGCCATTCTCATCGCTTATCCCGGCCTTGACGGCGAATAAGATCGATATCATCGCCGCCGCCATGTTTGCGACGCCCGCACGCGCCGAGATCGCGGATTTCACCGACACCGTCTACAGCTATGGCGAAACCCTGTTCGTCTCCAAGACAGACACCACTGCGTACAAGACTTTCGCCGACCTTAAGGGCGAAGCCGTTGGGGCACAGATTGGAACGGTCTATGTGAACGGACTGAAAGAGAAGGGCGAATTCTCCGAGGTGAAGGCCTACGATTCCATCCCGGATATCATGGCGGACGTGAATGCCGGGCGGATCAAGGCGGGCTTTGGCGACTACCCGGTCGTTGCCTATCAGTTGGCTAACGGCAATTTCGGCAACACCCAGATCGTGAAGACCTATGAGCCGAGCATGGTTGGCTCGATCTCCCTTGCCACACGCAAGGGAAATCCGGAGCTTGTCGCAAAAATGAACAAGGCGCTTGAAGCCATCAAGTCGGACGGACGGCTTGATGCCATCCTGAAGAAATGGGGTCTGCTTTAA
- a CDS encoding MmgE/PrpD family protein translates to MDNPLVSLSRQAEHWRFQQLTPGLEVAARRAILDWFATTLPGAKEEPSLALLQAVQFEEFPRRSVCYADGKMRSPRAAALLNATASHIVEFDDIFKDGGYHPGSPTIAAALALAQHLGRPLNDLHRAIIGGYEVGCRISLAVQPSHYAFWHTTATIGTMGAATACAMLLGCDAEKIAHAISLASSFAGGHQQNLKNGGMAKALHAGHAAEAGMLAAFSAASGMTGSPDALHGETGYAAATSASTGDWASALKGLGEWAPIEHMTIKNHGCCGHIFPALDGLRLMRQRHGFTSSDVKAIRIDGYGATKTMCDRPAPQTAADARFSAQYCIAADMVLGGVRLSAFKDEALKNADIRQLMDKVAVGMDPVLAGLYPKQRMAKLTVHLNDGRRVEHLQETRKGDPEDPLSLEELVQKFDELTGAVLNATQIAALRNRILTETELPQQAC, encoded by the coding sequence ATGGACAATCCTTTAGTTTCCTTATCACGACAGGCGGAGCACTGGCGTTTTCAGCAGCTGACTCCGGGGCTTGAGGTCGCGGCGCGTCGGGCGATCCTCGATTGGTTCGCAACGACGCTTCCCGGTGCCAAGGAAGAACCATCGCTTGCTCTGCTTCAAGCCGTGCAGTTCGAGGAGTTTCCTAGACGATCGGTGTGTTACGCGGACGGAAAGATGCGTTCTCCAAGGGCCGCCGCATTGCTGAACGCGACGGCAAGTCATATCGTGGAGTTCGACGATATTTTCAAAGACGGCGGCTATCACCCAGGAAGTCCGACGATTGCCGCGGCTTTGGCGCTCGCCCAGCATCTGGGCCGTCCCCTGAACGACCTTCATCGGGCGATCATCGGTGGATATGAGGTTGGGTGTCGGATTTCGCTCGCGGTCCAGCCGAGCCACTACGCCTTCTGGCATACCACAGCGACGATCGGCACCATGGGTGCCGCAACAGCCTGCGCCATGCTTCTTGGATGTGACGCCGAGAAAATCGCACACGCGATCTCTCTTGCGAGCAGTTTCGCCGGAGGGCACCAGCAGAACCTGAAGAACGGCGGCATGGCCAAAGCCCTGCACGCGGGGCACGCCGCCGAAGCTGGAATGCTTGCGGCATTTTCTGCCGCCAGCGGCATGACCGGATCGCCGGACGCATTGCATGGGGAAACCGGCTACGCCGCCGCCACAAGTGCGTCTACGGGCGACTGGGCCTCTGCATTAAAGGGCTTGGGAGAGTGGGCGCCCATCGAACACATGACGATCAAAAATCACGGCTGCTGTGGCCATATTTTCCCGGCTCTCGACGGTCTTCGTCTGATGCGCCAACGTCACGGCTTCACGTCGTCTGACGTGAAGGCGATCCGCATTGATGGATATGGTGCGACCAAGACCATGTGTGATCGTCCGGCTCCTCAAACCGCGGCAGATGCCCGTTTTAGCGCGCAGTACTGCATTGCCGCCGACATGGTGTTGGGAGGCGTCCGGTTGAGTGCTTTCAAGGACGAGGCGCTCAAAAATGCGGATATTCGACAGCTGATGGATAAAGTTGCCGTCGGTATGGATCCCGTACTCGCCGGTCTCTACCCGAAACAACGCATGGCGAAACTGACCGTGCATCTGAACGACGGTCGTCGCGTGGAGCATCTTCAGGAGACAAGGAAAGGTGACCCGGAAGATCCCTTGAGCCTGGAAGAGCTGGTCCAGAAGTTCGATGAACTGACAGGTGCAGTGCTGAACGCCACTCAAATTGCAGCACTTAGAAACAGAATTTTGACCGAAACAGAGCTGCCGCAGCAGGCCTGTTGA
- a CDS encoding cupin domain-containing protein has protein sequence MEEWNASVLQNNAAVERHAADEAMGKRIRAMRNDRSLSLTELAAKTGFSVGHLSQIERGLSSPSLRALVAIADSLGVGLYALFDKDVRSAAENVVMRRAERKHLDFWRTGVDKEILTRPDSAFVLNMYLMTLEPEGNSGENYLSHSGEEAGLVLSGQFELDVDGHVWTLGEGDSFRFASVRGHRYRNPSSSDKSQILWSLYTPAQPANAASSRTADADGPTT, from the coding sequence ATGGAAGAATGGAACGCTTCGGTACTGCAAAACAACGCTGCAGTCGAACGTCACGCGGCGGATGAAGCCATGGGCAAGAGAATTCGCGCAATGCGCAACGACCGAAGCTTGTCTTTGACGGAACTGGCGGCGAAAACCGGATTCTCGGTGGGGCATCTCAGCCAGATCGAACGCGGGCTTTCGTCGCCTTCGCTGCGTGCGCTCGTGGCTATCGCGGACTCCCTTGGCGTGGGCCTGTATGCGCTGTTCGACAAGGATGTGAGGAGTGCTGCGGAAAACGTGGTGATGCGCAGAGCTGAGCGCAAGCATCTCGATTTCTGGCGCACGGGCGTCGACAAGGAAATCCTCACCCGCCCCGACAGCGCTTTTGTACTGAACATGTATCTGATGACGTTGGAACCGGAGGGGAATTCCGGCGAGAACTATCTTAGTCATTCCGGCGAGGAGGCCGGCCTGGTTTTGTCTGGCCAATTCGAACTCGACGTTGACGGCCACGTCTGGACCTTGGGGGAGGGGGACAGCTTCCGCTTCGCGAGCGTGCGCGGTCATCGGTACAGAAATCCTTCCAGTTCGGATAAATCGCAGATTCTGTGGTCGCTCTACACGCCGGCCCAGCCCGCAAACGCTGCTTCGAGCCGGACCGCCGATGCGGATGGGCCAACGACCTAA
- a CDS encoding ABC transporter substrate-binding protein produces the protein MIARSLIAAMTIAVGLVSGSANAADSLKVALGTDGFVHLPLFVAYDGGLFKEEGLDVELVKFKGGGAAMSGLVGGSVEICSCSVQNAINATEKGAPVKLIGAMIDQYASNIVVTEETAERIGLTPDMPMEKRLAALKGLKIAAAGAGGSADFLVRHLAGAAKLSPESDMSLLYMNDSGAMLASFDRGRIDGFALSSPTSDIAVLDHKGKMLIDMSAGQYEPLAGYPSIAISAQDSWLADNRAMAVKFLRAITRADQLIHNDPEKAKAAVRKRFASTSDEVFEAAWKSNAGTYPDTPVLMAETVGRVIQFLSELQGTKIAGTPETYFDNSYVEQAVAELKK, from the coding sequence ATGATTGCTCGGTCCCTTATTGCTGCGATGACAATCGCAGTCGGCCTTGTCAGCGGATCGGCCAACGCCGCTGATTCATTGAAGGTGGCGCTTGGAACGGATGGCTTCGTGCATCTGCCGCTCTTCGTGGCATATGATGGTGGCTTGTTCAAAGAAGAGGGGCTCGACGTAGAGCTCGTCAAGTTCAAGGGCGGCGGTGCGGCAATGTCCGGCCTGGTGGGCGGCAGCGTGGAGATTTGTTCCTGCTCGGTACAGAACGCCATCAATGCCACAGAAAAAGGTGCGCCGGTAAAGCTGATCGGCGCGATGATAGACCAGTACGCGTCCAATATCGTCGTTACGGAAGAAACGGCGGAGCGCATTGGCCTCACGCCAGACATGCCGATGGAAAAGCGTCTTGCCGCTTTGAAGGGCTTGAAGATCGCCGCAGCCGGGGCAGGCGGTAGCGCAGACTTCCTCGTTCGCCACCTTGCGGGCGCTGCAAAGCTTTCACCCGAGAGCGATATGAGCCTTCTTTACATGAACGACAGCGGCGCAATGCTCGCTTCGTTCGACCGTGGCCGTATCGACGGCTTTGCCTTGTCGTCCCCCACTTCCGATATTGCGGTGCTGGATCACAAGGGCAAGATGCTGATCGATATGTCCGCCGGTCAATATGAGCCGCTTGCCGGATACCCATCGATTGCAATTTCCGCGCAGGACAGCTGGCTTGCAGACAATCGTGCCATGGCGGTGAAGTTTCTCCGCGCCATCACCAGGGCTGATCAGTTGATCCATAACGATCCGGAGAAGGCGAAGGCTGCGGTTCGCAAGCGGTTCGCGTCGACGTCCGACGAGGTGTTCGAAGCAGCGTGGAAGTCCAATGCCGGCACGTATCCGGACACGCCCGTCCTGATGGCTGAAACGGTCGGTCGCGTGATCCAGTTCCTAAGCGAGCTTCAGGGAACCAAGATCGCCGGCACCCCCGAGACTTACTTCGACAACAGCTATGTGGAACAGGCTGTCGCAGAATTGAAGAAGTGA
- a CDS encoding 3-hydroxyacyl-CoA dehydrogenase NAD-binding domain-containing protein: MALVDFEVQDRVAIVTIDSPPVNALSQQVRQELLAVTDAIAADRDVDAVVLACAGRTFVAGADINELGNPQRPYLPDVLQKIDGSSKPWVAALHGTVLGGGLELAIACAGRVALAGTKLGLPEVILGIIPGSGGTVRLPRLIPLEKAINLVTSGKPMAAAAALVSGLIDRLVDRDLVEEAVQYARALLEKPVQPLLQREVKNAHAIGWAAMQRSVQQKARGAIAPLEALEALKDAATFDADIALDRERQRFLRLAVSDESRALKHIFFAERSAGQSLKTPDADPVDLSRVGVIGGGTMGAGIATALLLAGSSVTLVEQTSEAAQKARERVSATLQQSAERKVITAESAGEALQRLIALADYDALKECSLVIEAVFEDMAVKREVFSKLDAIMPHAAILATNTSYLDVDALAASTKHPERILGLHFFSPAHIMKLLEIVRGAKTGPVALATAHALAKRLRKIPIVSGVCDGFIGNRIMAAYRRDCEFMLEEGATPSQIDAAMRNFGFAMGIFEVQDMSGLDIAWAQRKAKASSQASGQRVAHIADRLCEAGRFGRKTGKGWYDYSSGKPVVDDEVMGIILDESKRGGFTRHSFTEADIMDRIIKTIQQEGMAVLGEGIADNADDIDVVMINGYGFPRHRGGPMHMMSVETRHVRTVA, encoded by the coding sequence TTGGCGTTGGTAGATTTCGAAGTTCAGGATCGTGTCGCGATTGTCACCATCGACAGTCCGCCGGTGAACGCACTCAGCCAACAGGTCCGGCAGGAACTGCTGGCTGTTACAGACGCAATCGCCGCCGATCGAGACGTGGACGCGGTCGTTCTTGCCTGTGCAGGCAGGACGTTTGTTGCCGGGGCTGATATCAACGAACTCGGAAACCCCCAGCGGCCCTATTTGCCGGACGTGCTGCAAAAGATCGATGGATCGTCCAAGCCATGGGTGGCGGCGCTGCATGGGACGGTCCTGGGCGGCGGTCTGGAACTTGCCATCGCGTGTGCTGGCCGCGTGGCGCTCGCAGGTACAAAACTGGGTCTTCCTGAAGTCATCCTCGGTATCATTCCCGGTTCGGGCGGAACGGTCAGGCTTCCTCGCCTGATACCGTTGGAAAAAGCGATCAACCTCGTCACGTCCGGCAAACCGATGGCGGCGGCGGCGGCGCTTGTTTCCGGCCTCATTGATCGGCTCGTTGATCGCGATCTTGTGGAGGAGGCGGTGCAATATGCGCGCGCGCTTCTGGAGAAGCCGGTACAGCCTTTGCTTCAGCGCGAGGTTAAGAATGCTCACGCCATCGGCTGGGCAGCCATGCAACGTTCCGTCCAACAAAAAGCGCGAGGCGCCATCGCGCCGCTCGAAGCTCTCGAGGCGCTGAAAGATGCTGCAACATTCGATGCCGACATCGCGCTCGACAGGGAAAGGCAACGCTTCCTGCGGCTTGCGGTTTCGGACGAATCCCGGGCCTTGAAGCACATCTTCTTTGCCGAGCGCAGTGCAGGACAAAGTCTCAAGACACCCGATGCTGATCCGGTCGATTTATCGCGTGTCGGCGTCATCGGCGGCGGAACGATGGGCGCGGGGATTGCCACTGCACTTCTGCTCGCTGGATCGTCAGTCACGTTGGTTGAGCAAACTTCCGAGGCCGCACAGAAGGCGCGGGAACGGGTGAGCGCGACGCTCCAACAGAGCGCGGAGCGAAAAGTCATAACTGCCGAAAGCGCGGGAGAGGCGCTGCAGCGTTTGATCGCTTTGGCCGATTACGACGCTTTAAAGGAATGCTCGCTGGTCATTGAGGCGGTGTTCGAGGATATGGCGGTCAAGCGCGAGGTCTTCTCCAAGCTCGACGCCATCATGCCGCACGCCGCGATTTTGGCCACCAACACATCCTATCTGGACGTGGACGCGCTGGCCGCGTCGACGAAGCACCCCGAGCGTATTCTCGGCCTGCACTTCTTTTCCCCCGCTCATATCATGAAACTGCTTGAGATCGTGCGTGGTGCCAAAACCGGGCCGGTAGCCTTGGCAACGGCTCATGCGCTGGCGAAGCGATTGCGCAAGATTCCCATCGTCTCGGGCGTGTGCGACGGGTTTATCGGGAACAGGATCATGGCTGCCTATCGGCGCGACTGCGAGTTCATGCTGGAGGAAGGAGCCACACCTTCGCAGATCGACGCCGCAATGCGCAACTTCGGTTTCGCCATGGGCATTTTCGAGGTCCAGGATATGAGCGGCCTCGATATCGCCTGGGCACAACGCAAGGCAAAGGCGTCGTCGCAGGCAAGCGGCCAGCGCGTGGCGCACATTGCCGACAGGCTTTGCGAAGCGGGTCGCTTTGGCAGGAAAACCGGCAAAGGATGGTACGATTATTCGTCCGGCAAGCCTGTTGTGGATGACGAGGTGATGGGCATTATTCTCGATGAAAGCAAACGGGGCGGTTTCACCCGTCATTCCTTCACCGAAGCGGACATCATGGACCGGATTATCAAGACGATACAGCAAGAGGGGATGGCAGTGCTGGGCGAAGGCATTGCCGACAATGCCGACGACATCGATGTCGTGATGATCAACGGTTACGGCTTTCCCCGTCATCGGGGAGGGCCGATGCACATGATGAGCGTTGAGACACGTCACGTCCGAACGGTCGCCTGA
- a CDS encoding amino acid ABC transporter permease produces MKQFLNDAVEFLPILLQGVGLTVLVTVGALILSTALGLFWAALRISGIPALDIFARTMINIIRGVPIIVQLFYIYFVLPEFGIALTAVQAAIIGLGVAYSAYQAENFRSGIEAIDAGQAEAAQSIGMGWLLTMRRVILPQAIKVALPPYGNTIVMLVKDSSQASTITVAELALQGKLVAAATFKNTSVFSMVALLYLAMCIPLMLAVGHFERKMRKGSR; encoded by the coding sequence ATGAAACAGTTCCTAAACGACGCAGTTGAGTTTCTGCCCATCCTGCTTCAGGGTGTTGGCCTGACGGTTCTCGTGACGGTCGGAGCCCTGATTCTTTCGACTGCCCTCGGGCTGTTCTGGGCGGCGCTGCGCATCTCAGGCATTCCCGCGCTCGACATCTTCGCCCGCACGATGATCAATATAATCCGCGGCGTCCCCATCATCGTGCAGCTTTTCTACATCTATTTTGTGCTGCCGGAGTTCGGAATAGCGCTGACTGCGGTCCAGGCCGCCATCATTGGACTGGGGGTCGCCTATTCGGCCTATCAGGCCGAGAACTTCCGCTCCGGCATAGAGGCAATCGATGCGGGGCAGGCAGAAGCAGCACAATCAATCGGCATGGGCTGGTTGTTGACGATGCGAAGGGTCATTCTGCCGCAGGCTATAAAGGTCGCCCTTCCCCCTTACGGCAACACGATCGTCATGCTGGTCAAGGACAGTTCGCAGGCGTCCACCATCACCGTGGCGGAGTTGGCGCTGCAAGGCAAACTCGTCGCGGCAGCCACGTTCAAAAATACGAGCGTGTTCTCGATGGTCGCGCTCCTTTATCTCGCCATGTGCATCCCGTTGATGCTCGCAGTTGGCCACTTCGAACGGAAAATGCGAAAGGGCAGCAGATGA
- a CDS encoding ABC transporter permease has translation MKIFLGRIALILGLLCIWQFASGRFADPFFISSPLEVGERFWVLLKSGRLFDHGWITLVETLGGFALGAAAGIAVGLILGRNETLAELLDPILISLYSLPKVALAPLFIMWFGIGIEMKIMLTAVIVFFLVFLNTYSGVRSVSGELVEILRLMGAKERHLVGKVIMPSAIQWVFTGLKLSVPYALIGAIVGEIMASNRGLGYLLQDAAGQLDTGGVFAALIAIIFLALCLQTAVKFAEKKLMPWKTAANDRELTI, from the coding sequence ATGAAAATATTTTTGGGAAGAATCGCACTCATCCTTGGGCTGCTGTGCATCTGGCAATTCGCATCCGGACGATTTGCAGATCCATTTTTCATCAGCAGTCCGCTGGAGGTCGGCGAGCGATTCTGGGTGCTTTTGAAGAGCGGCCGTCTGTTCGATCATGGCTGGATCACGCTTGTCGAAACGCTCGGCGGCTTCGCTCTCGGTGCCGCGGCCGGTATTGCGGTCGGCCTGATTCTTGGCCGTAACGAGACGCTCGCAGAGCTCTTGGACCCTATCCTCATCTCGCTCTATAGCTTGCCGAAAGTTGCGTTGGCTCCGCTTTTCATCATGTGGTTCGGCATCGGCATCGAGATGAAGATCATGCTGACGGCGGTCATCGTTTTCTTTCTTGTCTTCCTCAATACCTATAGCGGTGTGCGTAGCGTCAGTGGCGAGCTCGTTGAAATCCTGCGCTTGATGGGCGCCAAGGAGCGCCATCTCGTCGGTAAGGTCATCATGCCATCGGCTATTCAGTGGGTTTTCACGGGCCTCAAACTTTCTGTGCCTTACGCGCTCATCGGTGCGATCGTCGGCGAGATCATGGCCTCCAATCGCGGCCTTGGCTACCTGTTGCAGGATGCTGCCGGACAGCTGGATACCGGCGGCGTATTTGCCGCGTTGATCGCCATCATCTTCCTCGCTTTGTGTTTGCAGACGGCCGTCAAGTTTGCCGAGAAGAAGTTGATGCCTTGGAAAACGGCGGCGAATGACCGCGAGCTGACGATCTAG
- a CDS encoding ABC transporter ATP-binding protein, whose translation MSSTEKVIQHVSFSPVQTQADVVISFAGVGKTFKAGAAEIQATKDINVDIREGEIVTIVGPSGCGKSTMLNLTAGLLSPTVGTVKYRNAPISDVNGRTGYMTQSDHLLPWRTVAGNIAVPLEIRGMSKPARMARVEELAELVGLTQFLNSYPSQLSGGMRKRAALARLLAYDPETLLLDEPFAALDAQLRIKMQTELFQLSRRLKKTVLFVTHDIDEAVALGDRCLVFSGRPGTIVKNIEVPLPRERSILALRKDQTYQQLCSDLWDILAPSMTASH comes from the coding sequence ATGTCGTCTACCGAAAAAGTCATACAGCACGTGTCCTTTAGCCCGGTCCAGACACAGGCGGATGTCGTCATATCGTTTGCCGGCGTCGGCAAGACCTTCAAGGCTGGCGCTGCCGAAATTCAAGCCACGAAGGACATCAACGTCGACATTCGCGAAGGCGAGATCGTCACCATCGTCGGCCCCTCGGGATGTGGCAAATCCACGATGCTCAATCTGACCGCTGGTCTTCTCTCGCCCACCGTCGGAACGGTGAAATATCGCAATGCTCCGATTTCGGACGTCAATGGCCGCACGGGCTATATGACGCAAAGCGACCACCTTCTCCCATGGCGCACCGTTGCGGGAAATATTGCGGTTCCGCTGGAGATCCGGGGCATGTCGAAGCCGGCGCGCATGGCGCGTGTCGAAGAACTGGCGGAATTGGTCGGCTTGACGCAGTTCCTGAACTCCTACCCGTCACAGCTTTCGGGCGGCATGCGCAAGCGCGCCGCCCTTGCGAGATTGCTGGCTTACGATCCTGAAACCCTGCTTCTCGATGAGCCTTTCGCGGCACTCGATGCGCAGTTGCGGATCAAGATGCAGACGGAACTCTTTCAGCTGTCGCGTCGTCTGAAAAAGACGGTCCTGTTTGTCACGCACGACATCGATGAAGCCGTGGCTTTGGGAGATCGATGCCTTGTGTTCTCGGGACGGCCTGGCACCATCGTCAAGAACATCGAGGTTCCGCTTCCAAGAGAGCGTTCGATCCTGGCGCTACGCAAGGACCAGACCTACCAGCAACTTTGCTCCGATCTGTGGGACATTCTTGCACCTTCAATGACAGCTTCGCACTGA
- a CDS encoding alpha/beta fold hydrolase translates to MSTLLTIPGIMSDVRTWSAVVKNLHLGGVTLHNADLQRDATIEEMAARALSDTQGDLIVLAHSMGGRVGIEMARQAPERIRAIVLANTNTDGLGPDEAAHRGARIAQANEDMAAYARNWVPKVISSRSLEEADLVAQIVAMVEDCPPKVHEQQNRALLVRPDALDGLQYLASPVLLVTGSDDHMSTEASNNDVARRVQDAEVRIVEGAGHLLPFEEPQQLASVILDWLSDKGMGRDLRHSRVRGM, encoded by the coding sequence ATGAGCACACTTCTCACCATACCGGGGATCATGTCCGACGTCAGGACCTGGAGCGCGGTCGTAAAAAATCTCCATCTGGGAGGCGTGACACTCCACAATGCGGATTTGCAAAGGGACGCCACGATCGAGGAGATGGCCGCCCGTGCGCTTAGCGACACCCAAGGCGACTTGATTGTCCTTGCCCATTCCATGGGCGGGCGTGTGGGCATCGAGATGGCCCGACAGGCTCCGGAGAGGATCCGCGCAATCGTATTGGCGAATACCAACACCGATGGCCTGGGCCCTGACGAGGCGGCCCACCGCGGAGCCCGCATTGCGCAAGCAAATGAGGACATGGCCGCCTATGCTCGGAACTGGGTGCCGAAAGTGATCTCGTCAAGAAGCCTGGAAGAGGCAGACCTGGTGGCTCAAATCGTGGCAATGGTGGAAGACTGCCCGCCCAAAGTCCATGAGCAACAGAACAGGGCTCTTCTTGTCCGACCGGACGCGTTGGACGGCCTGCAATATCTGGCTTCTCCGGTCTTGCTGGTAACCGGTTCCGACGATCACATGTCCACTGAGGCCTCAAACAACGATGTCGCAAGGCGAGTGCAAGACGCCGAGGTCCGTATCGTCGAAGGAGCCGGCCACCTTTTGCCTTTTGAGGAGCCGCAGCAACTTGCCAGCGTCATTCTTGACTGGTTGTCCGACAAAGGTATGGGACGAGACCTTCGGCATAGTCGCGTTAGAGGTATGTAA